The Nycticebus coucang isolate mNycCou1 chromosome 10, mNycCou1.pri, whole genome shotgun sequence sequence AGAGATGTTTCCAACAAGGCATGACCCCACAATCCCAGTCGCTtgagaggctggggagggaagaCCCCTGGAGCccagactgcagtgagctatgatcatgctactgcatATGCTCCAGCTGGGGAAgggattaactttttttttttttgagacagagcctcaagctgtcaccctgggtagagtgccatggcatcatagctcacacaaccttcaactcctgggctcaagcgattctcctgcctccacctcccaagtagctggaattacatgtgcctgccacaacgcccggctattttttggttgcagccatcattgttgttttggcgggccctggctggattcgaacccgccagctcaggtgtatgtggctggcgccttagccacttgagccacaggcaccgagccagggaTTAACCTcttacaaagaaaatattctgtatgaACCTCACCACCCTAACAGGTCAATTGGGTCAACCAAAGGCCCCTCCTATACAAACAGCCCAGCTTCAAGGTGGCTTTGTCTAGGACCCAATGTGAGCCTGACAGAAGGCCTGACGTTCAGCACAGAGGAGAGGTCGCCAGACCAGAGTCAGGAGGGGAAGAGATACACCAATGTAACTCCAAGGTGTCAACCTTGTTTTATTATCTGACTGGAAAACTAGACAATCCACCAACACAGGAGGTAATGGGTGGGCTTAATCCTCTTCCTCGTCATCTCCAgctccagccccaccctggccTTTCTTGGCATTCTTCCTCTTCACTCGGCCAGGGCGGCCTCCCCCATAGGGAGAGCGGAGGGAGAAGTCAATGTGCTTCTGGGAGTCCAGGCGAACAATGAAGGATGGGATGTTCACCACCTGCTTGCGGACTCTGCAGGAGGGAACAGCAGATGAGGGCAAAAAGCAGAAAGGTTCAACCCACAATACCATACTTCTCTTGGCCTGGCTATCCTTTGCAGCTGACAGGACTGGTGCAGAAACACTAGGAGCAGGGCCACAAGGGCACTTCTGTGGAACTTGGGGCATCACCTAATCCCCACCTGTTTTTGTCAAGTGTCTCATCCTTATTTACAAAAGTGAAATCCAAAGCACCCTGCACAAGACCACAAAGCGAATGGAATGGCAGTGCATGAACCTATGACCTGTGTCACCGATACTCAGACCCGTTCATCATCTGTGACCACGAGCAGCTTCACGCCCATGAAGCAGTGACCTGAGGCTCAGTCTGAGACCATTTTTGACTGAAATGTGAGCAGGTGGTTCATAGGGTGAGGGAGTGAGGCAGAATTTCTGATGCAAACATCCCCAAATGGTACCCACTTTACATAAGAGGCAAACTGAGAACCCAGATAAGGACCAATTTGCCCAGACTAGCCTTTTCCCTGCGCCTGCTGCCACCCAAGCTGACTCCTCCCGCAGTCCTTTGCACTCGAGCATCAAACCAGGACAATAGTGAATATGCCAAATTAATGCCAAAATGGCCTGAATGGATTTCCCAAGAAAGCCTGGCAGACGACTGAACCCACCCATCCAGTCGAGGCAGGCCTACTCCTCGCCTGAAACTGGGGAAGACCCAGAGCTGTTACCTGTCTCACTGCCCACATGCCTGGCAGAAGCCTTCACAAGGTGTACGGCTCAAGCCGCAGTGACCCTTGCGCTGGACTATGGGggatgatgcccccagctttcaCATGAGCTTTTGGCAGGGATGAAAGAAATCTGTACCCTCAAGGTGAGTTCACACCTATCAGCTCTGAGGGCTGCACAGGAAACAGGGACAGCAGACTCAGTGAGGCTGACCATCCAAGGGGATAGAGGAAAAACTCAGGTGCCACCAGCAGTGGGGTACCTGATATGGCGCTGGCGGATGAGCACGCGGGCATGGTGGATGGACTTGGCCAGGCCCAGCTTAAAGACCTGGGTCTGCAGGCGCCTCTCTAAGAAGTCCTCTATCTTCAGGCCCAGGATGTAATCCAGCTTCATCTTGCCCTCGTCCAGCACCCCAATGCGGACAAGTCTCCGCAGCAAGGCATTACCTACAAGAGTGGGAAGAAGTGCTGATTCAGGTCTGACTTCAGActtcttgggttcaaatcctggctctcaGTAGTTCCATGTTGTGGTAATGGGAACTCAGGTAGGAAATAAGGACCATCTCTGGTACAGGGCTCAAAGTGCTGGTCACTGTAACTTATGCAATCCTTGAAACTGCCCTGAGGCAGGTTACTATGGCTAACAGGAAGGCAGGTGACACATGTACCATGTtctaaccccccacccccccaaaaagaagTACAACATCCCTCACTCTACATTCTTAGCAagagtaaatgagataatccCCTTCTAAGGGCTCAGTTTACAAAAGACCAAGTGCTGCTACTAAGCTCCTACTACCATTAACAAAGCACAGTGGCTAAAGCCAATAACTGAAGACCTCTGAGTTAACCAAAGGAAGGGTTAAATTACATCTGTCATCCAATGAGAAATAAGATCAGAGCTATAAT is a genomic window containing:
- the RPS9 gene encoding 40S ribosomal protein S9, with amino-acid sequence MPVARSWVCRKTYVTPRRPFEKSRLDQELKLIGEYGLRNKREVWRVKFTLAKIRKAARELLTLDEKDPRRLFEGNALLRRLVRIGVLDEGKMKLDYILGLKIEDFLERRLQTQVFKLGLAKSIHHARVLIRQRHIRVRKQVVNIPSFIVRLDSQKHIDFSLRSPYGGGRPGRVKRKNAKKGQGGAGAGDDEEED